The following DNA comes from Deltaproteobacteria bacterium.
CTCCTGCGCCAAGCAGATGCTCGACCGGGTCATCTGGGCCTACGGGGCCACCCGTGCCCTCGCGTTCACCATCTTCCGGCCCTTCAACTGGATCGGCCCCCGCCTGGACAGTTTGGCCTCGGCCCGCATCGGCAGTTCCCGGGCCATCACCCAGCTCATCCTCAATCTGGTTGAGGGTACACCCATCCAACTCGTGGACGGAGGCCTCCAGAAACGCTGCTTCACCGACGTAGTCGACGGAGTGGAGTGCCTGACCCGCCTCATCGAGAACAAGGCCGACAATTGCAACGGCCAGATCGTGAACATCGGCAATCCGGACAACGAAGCCAGCATCAAGGAATTGGCCGAACTTCTAGTGG
Coding sequences within:
- a CDS encoding NAD-dependent epimerase/dehydratase family protein, with protein sequence SCAKQMLDRVIWAYGATRALAFTIFRPFNWIGPRLDSLASARIGSSRAITQLILNLVEGTPIQLVDGGLQKRCFTDVVDGVECLTRLIENKADNCNGQIVNIGNPDNEASIKELAELLVDRFEAHPLRGEFPPFAGYKVIESRSYYGRGYEDVQHRRPSIRNARRLVSWTPSVALVESVEKTLDYFLCEAVAARGGKSGS